The proteins below come from a single Roseiflexus sp. RS-1 genomic window:
- the folE gene encoding GTP cyclohydrolase I FolE has protein sequence MAFRNSTNGYHTDHALADDDGQEYETLIVQGRGKLEGVSYQSDPAIEDAVRVILKQIGENPEREGLLKTPSRVAKMYAELTAGYHIDPDALINDAIFSVSYDEMVLVKNIEFASLCEHHMLPFMGRVHVAYIPNGKVVGLSKIPRIVEMFARRLQVQERMTVQIADFINQRLEPLGVAVVAEGVHMCAVMRGVKKAGATMVTSAMRGVFRDDPKTRSEFMAHIERA, from the coding sequence ATGGCATTCCGTAATAGCACGAATGGTTATCATACCGACCACGCGCTCGCAGACGACGATGGGCAGGAATACGAAACGCTCATCGTTCAGGGGCGCGGCAAACTCGAGGGCGTGAGTTACCAATCCGACCCGGCAATCGAAGACGCAGTGCGCGTTATTCTGAAACAGATCGGCGAAAACCCCGAACGTGAAGGGCTGCTGAAAACGCCGTCGCGCGTCGCCAAAATGTACGCCGAACTGACTGCCGGCTACCATATCGATCCCGACGCGCTGATCAACGACGCGATCTTCAGCGTCAGTTACGACGAAATGGTGCTGGTCAAGAACATCGAGTTCGCCAGCCTGTGCGAACATCATATGCTGCCCTTCATGGGGCGGGTGCACGTCGCGTACATTCCCAACGGCAAAGTTGTGGGGTTGAGCAAGATCCCGCGCATCGTTGAGATGTTCGCGCGTCGCCTGCAGGTGCAGGAGCGCATGACGGTGCAGATCGCCGATTTTATCAATCAGCGGCTCGAACCGCTTGGCGTGGCGGTCGTCGCTGAAGGTGTGCATATGTGCGCTGTTATGCGCGGCGTGAAAAAAGCCGGCGCCACCATGGTCACGTCGGCAATGCGCGGCGTGTTCCGCGACGATCCCAAGACGCGCAGCGAATTCATGGCGCATATCGAGCGCGCCTGA
- a CDS encoding SDR family oxidoreductase has translation MTSSVLKSIVITGASRGIGRATALALAAPGAVLTLAARSVDLLEEVAAAVRAAGSTAVIAPCDVTIEEEVQRLTAQAADATGRIDLFVHSVGGALVAPVTQIAHADWDEQVRIHLTSLFLVCKHATPLMHNGGLLVYVASVAARQVFPGWSAYCAAKHGALGLLGAVREELRPYGVRVTALLPAATDTGLWNDIPGVWNRAAMLQPADVAASIASLAACPPHVAVEELVIGHTAGRL, from the coding sequence ATGACTTCAAGCGTGCTGAAAAGTATTGTCATCACCGGCGCGAGTCGCGGCATCGGTCGAGCGACGGCGCTGGCGCTCGCCGCGCCCGGTGCGGTATTGACGCTGGCAGCCCGCTCGGTCGATCTGCTGGAAGAGGTGGCGGCAGCAGTCCGCGCTGCCGGATCAACTGCGGTGATCGCCCCGTGCGACGTGACCATCGAAGAAGAGGTGCAACGCCTGACAGCCCAGGCGGCGGACGCCACGGGGCGAATCGATCTGTTCGTGCACAGCGTCGGCGGCGCTCTGGTGGCGCCGGTGACGCAGATTGCCCACGCCGATTGGGACGAACAGGTGCGCATTCACCTCACCAGCCTTTTTCTCGTCTGCAAGCACGCAACGCCGCTGATGCACAACGGTGGGCTGCTGGTGTACGTCGCTTCAGTGGCGGCGCGTCAGGTCTTTCCCGGCTGGTCCGCCTACTGCGCAGCCAAGCATGGCGCGCTGGGGCTGCTCGGCGCGGTGCGCGAAGAACTGCGCCCGTATGGCGTGCGGGTGACCGCGTTGCTGCCAGCGGCGACCGATACCGGCTTGTGGAACGATATTCCAGGCGTCTGGAACCGCGCAGCGATGCTCCAGCCGGCAGATGTTGCTGCGTCTATCGCCAGCCTGGCAGCCTGCCCGCCGCACGTCGCCGTTGAAGAGCTGGTGATCGGTCACACTGCGGGGCGGCTGTAG
- a CDS encoding helix-turn-helix transcriptional regulator has product MALAQYTEDSPAGKILTYLRRNGEATIRDLEELLGISTTAVREHLAHLEAKGLLTTRQARGGPGRPRLVYSLTPRAEDLFPKEYDTLVTLLLREIASREGEERLDALLDAVGRRLAEEYRSQVSGADLEERLAHLRATLEARGIPVEVQSGGTLQVLACPYHDVAQEHASVCSMERRMFEQVLGEPVQIEGTIREGRRCCHFQIARASE; this is encoded by the coding sequence ATGGCACTGGCGCAGTATACTGAAGATTCGCCTGCGGGGAAGATTCTGACCTACCTGCGGCGCAATGGCGAAGCGACGATCAGAGACCTGGAAGAGTTGCTGGGTATCAGCACGACAGCAGTGCGTGAGCATCTGGCGCACCTGGAGGCGAAAGGGTTGCTTACGACGCGACAGGCGCGCGGCGGTCCCGGTCGTCCCAGGCTGGTCTATTCGCTCACCCCGCGCGCTGAAGATCTTTTCCCGAAGGAGTACGACACACTGGTGACGCTGCTCCTCCGTGAGATCGCCAGTCGTGAGGGTGAAGAGCGCCTCGATGCGTTGCTCGATGCCGTTGGGCGACGCCTGGCTGAGGAGTATCGCAGTCAGGTGAGCGGCGCCGATCTGGAGGAGCGGTTGGCTCATTTGCGCGCCACGCTCGAAGCACGCGGCATCCCGGTCGAGGTACAGTCAGGCGGTACGCTCCAGGTTCTGGCGTGCCCGTACCACGACGTCGCTCAGGAACACGCCAGCGTCTGTTCGATGGAGCGACGGATGTTCGAACAGGTGCTGGGCGAGCCGGTGCAGATCGAAGGGACGATCCGTGAGGGTCGGCGCTGCTGCCACTTTCAGATTGCGCGGGCTTCCGAATAG
- the sufC gene encoding Fe-S cluster assembly ATPase SufC, translated as MNSDLVIKDLHVSVEEKEILKGVNLTVRAGTIHAIMGPNGSGKSTLAYTLMGHPGYIVTGGEAWYRGQNILELEPDERSKLGLFLAFQYPVAIPGVTVANFLRAAINAHRAEEGKDPKETAIPMAQFRKQLREQMTALGIDESFARRYLNEGFSGGEKKRIEILQMAMLEPSMAIMDETDSGLDIDALKIVAQGVNTLYERHPEMGVLVITHYQRLLNYIKPHFVSVLMDGRIVREGGPELALELEEKGYDFLREEVASA; from the coding sequence TTGAACAGCGATCTGGTTATCAAGGATTTACATGTCAGCGTTGAGGAGAAAGAAATCCTCAAGGGAGTCAATCTCACTGTCAGAGCCGGGACGATCCATGCGATCATGGGTCCTAATGGCAGCGGCAAGAGCACCCTGGCATATACGCTGATGGGGCATCCCGGTTACATCGTCACCGGCGGCGAGGCATGGTACCGTGGTCAGAACATTCTTGAACTTGAGCCGGATGAGCGCTCAAAACTCGGGCTGTTTCTCGCCTTTCAGTATCCGGTCGCCATTCCGGGGGTGACGGTGGCGAATTTCCTGCGCGCTGCGATCAACGCTCATCGCGCCGAGGAGGGGAAGGACCCTAAGGAGACGGCGATTCCCATGGCGCAGTTTCGCAAACAGTTGCGCGAACAAATGACAGCGCTCGGGATTGATGAGAGTTTTGCTCGCCGCTACCTGAACGAGGGGTTCTCTGGCGGTGAAAAGAAGCGGATCGAGATTTTGCAGATGGCGATGCTGGAACCCAGCATGGCGATCATGGACGAGACTGACTCAGGGCTGGACATCGACGCGCTGAAAATTGTGGCGCAGGGTGTCAATACGCTCTATGAGCGGCATCCGGAGATGGGCGTGCTGGTGATTACGCACTACCAGCGCCTGTTGAACTACATCAAGCCGCATTTTGTGTCAGTGCTGATGGACGGTCGGATAGTGCGCGAGGGGGGACCCGAACTGGCGCTCGAACTCGAAGAGAAGGGGTATGACTTCCTCCGCGAGGAGGTCGCAAGCGCGTGA